A genomic region of Eucalyptus grandis isolate ANBG69807.140 chromosome 5, ASM1654582v1, whole genome shotgun sequence contains the following coding sequences:
- the LOC104447452 gene encoding ubiquitin-like protein-NEDD8-like protein RUB3, with protein MDVIFEPQRGRPFSIEVGYFDTVQEIKEKIQKYQGIPMTTQTLIFNGRVLQDERDVEHCEILQNSHVQLVVVDATSPQNPNKAEEPLPSPSTKLQLNVKNASLKVHVPVEIDVNDTVARLKEKIHEIEGVPVGHSALQVYSVELQDHQSVRECELLDNSEVEVFVKQCSPTALAVPGSFKKLKVIVLPKCRTKRIAVKVSESDNVGELRNKLQKLQKSDQLHLPQEGYFFTYKQNLRDEGGSFRWHHIGQGNTIEIFNGSVTGGS; from the coding sequence atgGATGTGATCTTCGAGCCTCAAAGAGGAAGACCCTTCTCAATCGAAGTTGGTTACTTCGACACAGTTCAAGAGATTAAAGAGAAGATCCAGAAATACCAAGGGATCCCCATGACGACACAAACCCTAATCTTCAATGGCCGAGTCCTTCAAGACGAGCGTGATGTCGAGCACTGCGAGATCCTACAGAACTCTCACGTCCAGCTCGTCGTGGTCGACGCCACCTCGCCCCAAAATCCTAATAAGGCCGAAGAGCCCTTGCCATCTCCGAGCACAAAACTCCAGCTCAACGTGAAGAATGCTTCCTTGAAAGTGCACGTCCCAGTCGAGATCGACGTGAATGACACAGTAGCGCGGTTGAAGGAGAAGATCCACGAGATCGAGGGTGTGCCTGTGGGCCACTCGGCACTCCAGGTGTACAGCGTGGAGTTGCAAGACCATCAGTCGGTCAGGGAGTGCGAGCTCTTGGACAATTCCGAGGTCGAGGTCTTCGTGAAACAATGTTCCCCGACTGCATTGGCCGTGCCCGGCTCCTTCAAGAAGTTGAAGGTGATAGTGTTGCCAAAGTGCAGGACGAAGAGGATTGCGGTCAAGGTTAGCGAATCGGACAATGTTGGGGAGCTGAGGAACAAGCTCCAGAAGCTGCAAAAGTCGGACCAGCTACATCTGCCACAAGAAGGCTATTTCTTCACTTACAAACAGAACTTAAGGGATGAAGGTGGGTCGTTTAGGTGGCACCATATTGGCCAGGGTAACACCATTGAGATCTTCAATGGAAGCGTTACGGGCGGATCATAG